The sequence ATAAAGATGCGTAATTACGGTATAAAAATAGAGCATTAGTAAAAAACATCGGCGCCCTCAGGGGGTTATCTGCCTCATGGAAGGGGAGTTTTACCCCTCAAAATCCTTTTTCCCCTTCGACCATCTATATTTTCCTTAAATAAATCAACAGATTACAACTTGGCATCATCCTTGCTCATACAATTATACAAAGACTAAAAAATGGAGGTGAAAGGCCATGACAGCAAAGAAAAAAATTCTCTTAATCGACGATGACAAAGATTTCCTGTTTGCGACTAAACTGATCTTGGAGAAGGGCGGGTACGAGGTATTTCTCGCTGAAGATGGGAAGAGCGGTGTGGAGATGTGGAAGTCGGTAGCTCCTGACCTTGCCATTATCGATATGATGATGGAAACGTGGGGTGAAGGATTCGAAGTATTGAAAAAGATCCGGGCCACGGATACGGGTAAGGATACGCCGCTTTTTATGTTGAGCGCGGTTGACCTGCAGGGTCCATACCAATCATTTGAACCGCCTCCGGAGTTTCCGAAGGTAAACATGGTTTTGCAAAAACCGGTGAAGGCTGATGATCTTCTCGGATATATCGCCCGGGAACTAGGTAACAAATAGAGATGAAGGCTCAAAAACCGCTTATTTTAATAATCGATGATGAGGAATCCTTACGGGACGGGTGCAGGCAGACGCTGGAGAAATCCGGGTACACCGTTTTAACTGCAGGGGAGGGAGTCGAAGGCATCAAGATCGCGCGGGAGAATAAACCGGAAATAGCTTTTATTGATCTTAAAATGCCGGGTATGTCGGGTATGGAAATCATTGAGATCCTTTCCAGGGAAATACCCGACGTTGTCCTGATAATGATCACCGGCTATGCAACAATTGTCTCCGCAGTTGAAGCCATACAGAAAGGAGCCTACGATTACCTTCCCAAGCCCTTCAGCCCTGACCAGTTGAGGGCTGAAGCCAGACGGGGTCTCGATCATCGTAACCTCAAAATTGAAACAAGAAGATTGAGGGAAGAAAAGGAGCGGATGGAGAAGAGTTTCATCACCTTCGTCAGCCACGAAATGCGGTCCCCACTCGTTGTCATTCGGCAATACATTGAATCTCTTAAAGCAATCGCAGGTGATCGCTTTGAT is a genomic window of Deltaproteobacteria bacterium containing:
- a CDS encoding response regulator, producing the protein MTAKKKILLIDDDKDFLFATKLILEKGGYEVFLAEDGKSGVEMWKSVAPDLAIIDMMMETWGEGFEVLKKIRATDTGKDTPLFMLSAVDLQGPYQSFEPPPEFPKVNMVLQKPVKADDLLGYIARELGNK